In Methanobrevibacter sp., the genomic stretch ATTGTTATGGAAATTTTATAAAATTTTCAGAAATATTAATTTTAAGGAGTTATTAAATGACTTGTAGTATTTTAGTTGGTGGAGCATGGGGGGATGAAGGTAAAGGAAAATGTATCACTTACCTCTGTGACAATGATAAACCGGATATAATTGCTCGTGCAGGTGTTGGACCGAATGCAGGACACTCCGTTGAATTCAATGGAGAAAAATACGGTTTAAGATTAACCCCATCTGGTTTTGTACATACTGATGCTAAACTCATGATAGGTGCTGGAGTTTTAGTAAATCCAGATGTATTATTTAATGAATTTGAAAACTTAAAAAAGTATAATGTAAAAGAAAGAATGTGTGTTGACCCAAGATGTGCAATTATCTCACAAGAGCACATGGACAGGGATGTAGCTTCTGAACATTTGGCTAAAAAGATAGGAAGTACCGGTTCAGGTTGCGGACCTGCAAACTCTGATCGTGTATTGAGAACTATTGGTTTAGCAAAAGATGCTCCTGAGCTTGAAGATTACATTACTGATGTTTCAGTTTCTGTAAATGAAGCTATTGACAACGGTGAAGACGTATTCATTGAAGGATCACAGGGTTTTGCATTATCTCTATACTATGGAACCTATCCGTTCGTAACCAGTAAGGACACCACTGCATCAACATTCGCTGCTGATGTAGGTGTTGGACCAACTAAAGTAGATGAAGTCATTGATGTATTTAAAGCTTACATTTCCCGTGTTGGTGAAGGACCGTTCCCAACCGAAATGACACAGGAAGAAGCTGAAAGCAAAGGCCTTGAAGAATATGGTGTTGTAACCGGAAGACGTAGAAGAATCGGTTACTTTGACATGGAGCTTGCAAAAGAATCATGCAGAATCAACGGTGCAACCCAAATTGCACTGACCTGTGTTGACAGGTTATATGATTGTGCAGGTGTGCAGGACTATGCTGAATTACCTTCAGAATGTAAAAAATTCATTGAAGATATTCAAACTGGAACTGGTGTGCCAGTAACCATTATCTCAACCGGACCAGATTTAAAAGACACCATTGATTTAAGAAAAGAGTTATTATAACTTCTTTTTTTCTTTTTTTAGTAATTAACTTATAAAATGAATAATATAATTTATATTATGTTTAATAAAAAGATTTGTGTTATTTTAATTCTTGTAGTATTTTTCTCATTAGCTATTCAGGCAGTTAGTGCAGCGGATAATATGGATAATTCATCCTCACAAATGGGGGATTCAGGTGGTGAGGTTAAATCAGTATCCTTAAAACCTTCAAAACTATCAACCACATATGATTCTGGAAAATATTTTAAAGTAAAATCCATTGAT encodes the following:
- a CDS encoding adenylosuccinate synthetase, with the protein product MTCSILVGGAWGDEGKGKCITYLCDNDKPDIIARAGVGPNAGHSVEFNGEKYGLRLTPSGFVHTDAKLMIGAGVLVNPDVLFNEFENLKKYNVKERMCVDPRCAIISQEHMDRDVASEHLAKKIGSTGSGCGPANSDRVLRTIGLAKDAPELEDYITDVSVSVNEAIDNGEDVFIEGSQGFALSLYYGTYPFVTSKDTTASTFAADVGVGPTKVDEVIDVFKAYISRVGEGPFPTEMTQEEAESKGLEEYGVVTGRRRRIGYFDMELAKESCRINGATQIALTCVDRLYDCAGVQDYAELPSECKKFIEDIQTGTGVPVTIISTGPDLKDTIDLRKELL